The Setaria italica strain Yugu1 chromosome IX, Setaria_italica_v2.0, whole genome shotgun sequence genome has a window encoding:
- the LOC101761099 gene encoding arogenate dehydratase/prephenate dehydratase 2, chloroplastic isoform X1 produces the protein MAPTACLRLPFLPARARGHSATSPSSRRPALTLKCSAAANGDSSKPNSISISPTSPPRGTVADGVESVDVNGLRRPPVPVSGLTVPGARDPHWLRRPLTSADVMEVNGKGLKVAYQGCPGAYSEAAARKAYPNCETVPCEHFDTAFQAVQNWVADRAVLPLENSLGGSIHRNYDLLLRHSLHIVGEVRLAVRHCLLANPGVEIENLKSAMSHPQALAQCEHTLTGLGIEHREAVDDTAGAAKFVAEQMLQDTGAIASSLAAKLYGLDVLAENIQDDKDNVTRFMMLAREPIIPRTDKPFKTSIVFSLEEGPGQLFKALAVFALREINLTKIESRPHKERPLRVSDDCLINRNFDYLFYVDLEASMADPKTQNALGNLKEFATFLRVLGSYPTDVNEP, from the exons atggcgccCACGGCCTGCCTCCGGCTCCCCTTCCTCCCGGCCCGGGCCCGAGGCCACTCCGCCACCTCCCCGtcctcccgccgccccgccctcACCCTGAaatgcagcgccgccgccaacggTGACAGCTCCAAACCcaactccatctccatctctcCCACCTCGCCACCGCGGGGGACGGTGGCGGACGGCGTCGAGTCTGTGGACGTTAACGggctgcgccgcccgcccgtgcCTGTCTCCGGCCTCACCGTCCCCGGCGCCCGCGATCCCCACTGGCTGCGTC GGCCGCTCACAAGTGCGGACGTCATGGAAGTGAATGGAAAGGGGCTCAAGGTTGCTTACCAG GGCTGCCCTGGGGCGTACAGTGAGGCGGCAGCAAGGAAGGCATACCCGAATTGTGAGACTGTGCCCTGCGAGCACTTCGATACTGCATTTCAG GCTGTTCAAAACTGGGTGGCTGATAGGGCTGTACTGCCACTTGAGAATTCATTGGGAGGTAGTATACATCGGAACTATGACCTTTTGCTTCGGCATAGTTTGCACATTGTTGGAGAAGTTCGCCTTGCAGTTCGTCATTGCTTGTTAGCCAATCCTGGTGTGGAGATTGAAAACCTTAAAAGTGCTATGAGTCATCCCCAG GCTCTTGCACAATGTGAGCACACATTGACAGGGTTAGGAATTGAGCACAGAGAAGCTGTTGATGACACAGCTGGTGCAGCAAAG TTTGTTGCAGAACAAATGCTCCAGGACACTGGTGCTATTGCTAGTTCATTGGCTGCTAAATTGTATGGACTGGACGTTCTTGCTGAGAATATTCAG GACGACAAAGATAATGTCACCCGTTTTATGATGCTAGCTCGAGAACCCATCATACCTCGCACCGATAAACCCTTCAAG ACTAGCATAGTCTTTTCACTAGAAGAAGGACCTGGGCAGCTCTTCAAAGCACTTGCTGTATTCGCACTGAGGGAAATCAACCTCACAAAG ATTGAAAGTCGTCCACACAAGGAAAGGCCTCTTCGTGTATCTGATGATTGTCTCATAAA CAGGAACTTCGACTATCTCTTTTATGTTGATCTTGAGGCTTCAATGGCTGATCCAAAAACTCAGAATGCTCTTGGAAATTTGAAG GAGTTTGCAACCTTTTTAAGAGTCCTGGGAAGCTATCCTACAGATGTGAACGAACCTTAG
- the LOC101761099 gene encoding arogenate dehydratase/prephenate dehydratase 2, chloroplastic isoform X2, translating into MAPTACLRLPFLPARARGHSATSPSSRRPALTLKCSAAANGDSSKPNSISISPTSPPRGTVADGVESVDVNGLRRPPVPVSGLTVPGARDPHWLRRPLTSADVMEVNGKGLKVAYQGCPGAYSEAAARKAYPNCETVPCEHFDTAFQAVQNWVADRAVLPLENSLGGSIHRNYDLLLRHSLHIVGEVRLAVRHCLLANPGVEIENLKSAMSHPQALAQCEHTLTGLGIEHREAVDDTAGAAKFVAEQMLQDTGAIASSLAAKLYGLDVLAENIQDDKDNVTRFMMLAREPIIPRTDKPFKTSIVFSLEEGPGQLFKALAVFALREINLTKIESRPHKERPLRVSDDCLIKNFDYLFYVDLEASMADPKTQNALGNLKEFATFLRVLGSYPTDVNEP; encoded by the exons atggcgccCACGGCCTGCCTCCGGCTCCCCTTCCTCCCGGCCCGGGCCCGAGGCCACTCCGCCACCTCCCCGtcctcccgccgccccgccctcACCCTGAaatgcagcgccgccgccaacggTGACAGCTCCAAACCcaactccatctccatctctcCCACCTCGCCACCGCGGGGGACGGTGGCGGACGGCGTCGAGTCTGTGGACGTTAACGggctgcgccgcccgcccgtgcCTGTCTCCGGCCTCACCGTCCCCGGCGCCCGCGATCCCCACTGGCTGCGTC GGCCGCTCACAAGTGCGGACGTCATGGAAGTGAATGGAAAGGGGCTCAAGGTTGCTTACCAG GGCTGCCCTGGGGCGTACAGTGAGGCGGCAGCAAGGAAGGCATACCCGAATTGTGAGACTGTGCCCTGCGAGCACTTCGATACTGCATTTCAG GCTGTTCAAAACTGGGTGGCTGATAGGGCTGTACTGCCACTTGAGAATTCATTGGGAGGTAGTATACATCGGAACTATGACCTTTTGCTTCGGCATAGTTTGCACATTGTTGGAGAAGTTCGCCTTGCAGTTCGTCATTGCTTGTTAGCCAATCCTGGTGTGGAGATTGAAAACCTTAAAAGTGCTATGAGTCATCCCCAG GCTCTTGCACAATGTGAGCACACATTGACAGGGTTAGGAATTGAGCACAGAGAAGCTGTTGATGACACAGCTGGTGCAGCAAAG TTTGTTGCAGAACAAATGCTCCAGGACACTGGTGCTATTGCTAGTTCATTGGCTGCTAAATTGTATGGACTGGACGTTCTTGCTGAGAATATTCAG GACGACAAAGATAATGTCACCCGTTTTATGATGCTAGCTCGAGAACCCATCATACCTCGCACCGATAAACCCTTCAAG ACTAGCATAGTCTTTTCACTAGAAGAAGGACCTGGGCAGCTCTTCAAAGCACTTGCTGTATTCGCACTGAGGGAAATCAACCTCACAAAG ATTGAAAGTCGTCCACACAAGGAAAGGCCTCTTCGTGTATCTGATGATTGTCTCATAAA GAACTTCGACTATCTCTTTTATGTTGATCTTGAGGCTTCAATGGCTGATCCAAAAACTCAGAATGCTCTTGGAAATTTGAAG GAGTTTGCAACCTTTTTAAGAGTCCTGGGAAGCTATCCTACAGATGTGAACGAACCTTAG
- the LOC101760406 gene encoding mitogen-activated protein kinase 5 isoform X2, producing the protein MSGGGMDGAPPVAEFRPTVTHGGRFLQYNIFGNLFEITNKYQPPIMPIGRGAYGIVCSVMNFETREMVAIKKIASAFDNHMDAKRTLREIKLLRHLDHENIIGIRDVIPPPIPQAFNDVYIGTELMDTDLHHIIRSNQELSEEHCQYFLYQILRGLKYIHSANVIHRDLKPSNLLLNANCDLKICDFGLARPSSESDMMTEYVVTRWYRAPELLLNSTDYSAAIDVWSVGCIFMELINRQPLFPGRDHMHQMRLITEVIGTPTDEELGFIRNEDARKYMRHLPQFPRRPFASLFPRVQPVALDLIERMLTFNPLQRITVEEALDHPYLERLHDIADEPICTDPFSFDFEQQALTEDQMKQLIFNEAIEMNPNFRY; encoded by the exons ATGAGCGGAGGAGGCATGGACGGGGCTCCGCCGGTCGCCGAGTTCCGGCCGACGGTGACGCACGGCGGCCGGTTCCTCCAGTACAACATCTTCGGCAACCTGTTCGAGATCACCAACAAATACCAGCCGCCCATCATGCCCATCGGCCGCGGCGCCTACGGGATCGTCTG CTCGGTGATGAACTTCGAGACGAGGGAGATGGTGGCGATCAAGAAGATCGCCAGCGCTTTCGATAACCACATGGACGCCAAGCGCACGCTCCGGGAGATCAAGCTGCTCCGGCACCTCGACCACGAGAAC ATCATAGGCATCCGGGACGTGatcccgccgccgatcccgCAGGCGTTCAACGATGTGTACATCGGCACCGAGCTCATGGACACGGACCTCCACCACATCATCCGCTCCAACCAGGAGCTCTCGGAGGAGCACTGCCAG TACTTCCTGTACCAGATCCTGCGCGGGCTCAAGTACATCCACTCGGCCAACGTGATCCACCGCGACCTGAAGCCCAGCAACCTGCTGCTGAACGCCAACTGCGACCTCAAGATCTGCGACTTCGGGCTGGCCCGGCCGTCCTCCGAGAGCGACATGATGACGGAGTACGTGGTGACGCGGTGGTACCgcgcccccgagctcctgctcaaCTCCACCGACTACTCGGCCGCCATCGACGTCTGGTCCGTCGGCTGCATCTTCATGGAGCTCATCAACCGCCAGCCCCTCTTCCCCGGCCGCGACCACATGCACCAGATGCGCCTCATCACCGAG GTGATCGGGACGCCGACGGATGAGGAGCTCGGGTTCATCCGGAACGAGGACGCGCGCAAGTACATGCGGCACCTGCCGCAGTTCCCGCGGCGGCCGTTCGCGAGCCTGTTCCCGAGGGTGCAGCCCGTGGCGCTGGACCTCATCGAGCGGATGCTCACCTTCAACCCGCTGCAGAGGATCACAG TTGAAGAGGCGCTGGACCACCCGTACCTGGAGCGATTACACGACATCGCTGACGAGCCCATCTGCACGGATCCGTTCTCGTTCGACTTCGAGCAGCAGGCTCTGACTGAGGACCAAATGAAGCAGCTAATTTTCAACGAGGCCATCGAAATGAACCCGAATTTCCGATATTAG
- the LOC101760406 gene encoding mitogen-activated protein kinase 5 isoform X1 — MSGGGMDGAPPVAEFRPTVTHGGRFLQYNIFGNLFEITNKYQPPIMPIGRGAYGIVCSVMNFETREMVAIKKIASAFDNHMDAKRTLREIKLLRHLDHENIIGIRDVIPPPIPQAFNDVYIGTELMDTDLHHIIRSNQELSEEHCQYFLYQILRGLKYIHSANVIHRDLKPSNLLLNANCDLKICDFGLARPSSESDMMTEYVVTRWYRAPELLLNSTDYSAAIDVWSVGCIFMELINRQPLFPGRDHMHQMRLITEVTFGVSGCTMAFQYFTRVSLTPSTYHHHHRQVIGTPTDEELGFIRNEDARKYMRHLPQFPRRPFASLFPRVQPVALDLIERMLTFNPLQRITVEEALDHPYLERLHDIADEPICTDPFSFDFEQQALTEDQMKQLIFNEAIEMNPNFRY; from the exons ATGAGCGGAGGAGGCATGGACGGGGCTCCGCCGGTCGCCGAGTTCCGGCCGACGGTGACGCACGGCGGCCGGTTCCTCCAGTACAACATCTTCGGCAACCTGTTCGAGATCACCAACAAATACCAGCCGCCCATCATGCCCATCGGCCGCGGCGCCTACGGGATCGTCTG CTCGGTGATGAACTTCGAGACGAGGGAGATGGTGGCGATCAAGAAGATCGCCAGCGCTTTCGATAACCACATGGACGCCAAGCGCACGCTCCGGGAGATCAAGCTGCTCCGGCACCTCGACCACGAGAAC ATCATAGGCATCCGGGACGTGatcccgccgccgatcccgCAGGCGTTCAACGATGTGTACATCGGCACCGAGCTCATGGACACGGACCTCCACCACATCATCCGCTCCAACCAGGAGCTCTCGGAGGAGCACTGCCAG TACTTCCTGTACCAGATCCTGCGCGGGCTCAAGTACATCCACTCGGCCAACGTGATCCACCGCGACCTGAAGCCCAGCAACCTGCTGCTGAACGCCAACTGCGACCTCAAGATCTGCGACTTCGGGCTGGCCCGGCCGTCCTCCGAGAGCGACATGATGACGGAGTACGTGGTGACGCGGTGGTACCgcgcccccgagctcctgctcaaCTCCACCGACTACTCGGCCGCCATCGACGTCTGGTCCGTCGGCTGCATCTTCATGGAGCTCATCAACCGCCAGCCCCTCTTCCCCGGCCGCGACCACATGCACCAGATGCGCCTCATCACCGAGGTAACTTTCGGCGTCTCGGGTTGCACGATGGCATTTCAGTATTTCACTCGTGTATCTCTGACGCCTTCGacctatcatcatcatcatcggcaGGTGATCGGGACGCCGACGGATGAGGAGCTCGGGTTCATCCGGAACGAGGACGCGCGCAAGTACATGCGGCACCTGCCGCAGTTCCCGCGGCGGCCGTTCGCGAGCCTGTTCCCGAGGGTGCAGCCCGTGGCGCTGGACCTCATCGAGCGGATGCTCACCTTCAACCCGCTGCAGAGGATCACAG TTGAAGAGGCGCTGGACCACCCGTACCTGGAGCGATTACACGACATCGCTGACGAGCCCATCTGCACGGATCCGTTCTCGTTCGACTTCGAGCAGCAGGCTCTGACTGAGGACCAAATGAAGCAGCTAATTTTCAACGAGGCCATCGAAATGAACCCGAATTTCCGATATTAG
- the LOC101760406 gene encoding mitogen-activated protein kinase 5 isoform X3, with protein MNFETREMVAIKKIASAFDNHMDAKRTLREIKLLRHLDHENIIGIRDVIPPPIPQAFNDVYIGTELMDTDLHHIIRSNQELSEEHCQYFLYQILRGLKYIHSANVIHRDLKPSNLLLNANCDLKICDFGLARPSSESDMMTEYVVTRWYRAPELLLNSTDYSAAIDVWSVGCIFMELINRQPLFPGRDHMHQMRLITEVIGTPTDEELGFIRNEDARKYMRHLPQFPRRPFASLFPRVQPVALDLIERMLTFNPLQRITVEEALDHPYLERLHDIADEPICTDPFSFDFEQQALTEDQMKQLIFNEAIEMNPNFRY; from the exons ATGAACTTCGAGACGAGGGAGATGGTGGCGATCAAGAAGATCGCCAGCGCTTTCGATAACCACATGGACGCCAAGCGCACGCTCCGGGAGATCAAGCTGCTCCGGCACCTCGACCACGAGAAC ATCATAGGCATCCGGGACGTGatcccgccgccgatcccgCAGGCGTTCAACGATGTGTACATCGGCACCGAGCTCATGGACACGGACCTCCACCACATCATCCGCTCCAACCAGGAGCTCTCGGAGGAGCACTGCCAG TACTTCCTGTACCAGATCCTGCGCGGGCTCAAGTACATCCACTCGGCCAACGTGATCCACCGCGACCTGAAGCCCAGCAACCTGCTGCTGAACGCCAACTGCGACCTCAAGATCTGCGACTTCGGGCTGGCCCGGCCGTCCTCCGAGAGCGACATGATGACGGAGTACGTGGTGACGCGGTGGTACCgcgcccccgagctcctgctcaaCTCCACCGACTACTCGGCCGCCATCGACGTCTGGTCCGTCGGCTGCATCTTCATGGAGCTCATCAACCGCCAGCCCCTCTTCCCCGGCCGCGACCACATGCACCAGATGCGCCTCATCACCGAG GTGATCGGGACGCCGACGGATGAGGAGCTCGGGTTCATCCGGAACGAGGACGCGCGCAAGTACATGCGGCACCTGCCGCAGTTCCCGCGGCGGCCGTTCGCGAGCCTGTTCCCGAGGGTGCAGCCCGTGGCGCTGGACCTCATCGAGCGGATGCTCACCTTCAACCCGCTGCAGAGGATCACAG TTGAAGAGGCGCTGGACCACCCGTACCTGGAGCGATTACACGACATCGCTGACGAGCCCATCTGCACGGATCCGTTCTCGTTCGACTTCGAGCAGCAGGCTCTGACTGAGGACCAAATGAAGCAGCTAATTTTCAACGAGGCCATCGAAATGAACCCGAATTTCCGATATTAG
- the LOC101760004 gene encoding L-ascorbate peroxidase 1, cytosolic produces MAKCYPTVSAEYQEAVEKARRKLRALIAEKSCAPLMLRLAWHSAGTFDVSTKTGGPFGTMKNPAEQAHGANAGLDIAVRMLEPVKEEFPILSYADLYQLAGVVAVEVTGGPEIPFHPGREDKPQPPPEGRLPDATKGSDHLRQVFGKQMGLSDQDIVALSGGHTLGRCHKERSGFEGAWTRNPLVFDNSYFKELVSGDKEGLLQLPSDKALLSDPAFRPLVEKYAADEKAFFDDYKEAHLKLSELGFADA; encoded by the exons ATGGCGAAGTGCTACCCGACCGTCAGCGCTGAGTACCAGGAGGCCGTCGAGAAGGCCAGGCGCAAGCTCCGCGCCCTCATCGCCGAGAAGAGCTGCGCCCCCCTCATGCTCCGTCTCGC GTGGCACTCGGCGGGGACGTTCGACGTGTCGACGAAGACCGGCGGCCCCTTCGGTACGATGAAGAACCCGGCGGAGCAGGCGCACGGCGCCAACGCGGGCCTGGACATCGCGGTGCGGATGCTCGAGCCCGTGAAGGAGGAGTTCCCCATCCTCTCGTACGCCGATCTGTACCAG CTTGCGGGAGTTGTGGCCGTGGAGGTGACCGGTGGACCTGAGATCCCCTTCCACCCCGGTAGGGAG GACAAGCCTCAGCCGCCACCTGAGGGCCGCCTTCCTGATGCTACTAAGG GTTCTGACCATCTGAGGCAGGTCTTTGGCAAGCAGATGGGCTTGAGTGATCAGGACATTGTTGCCCTCTCTGGTGGCCACACCTTG GGAAGGTGCCACAAGGAGCGGTCTGGTTTTGAGGGGGCCTGGACTAGAAACCCTTTGGTCTTTGACAACTCTTACTTCAA GGAACTTGTGAGTGGTGACAAGGAGGGCCTTCTTCAGCTCCCAAGTGACAAAGCCCTGCTGAGCGACCCTGCCTTCCGCCCTCTTGTGGAGAAATATGCTGCG GATGAGAAGGCTTTCTTTGATGACTACAAGGAGGCCCACCTCAAGCTCTCTGAACTGGG GTTCGCCGATGCATAA